The following are encoded together in the Candidatus Angelobacter sp. genome:
- a CDS encoding exosortase system-associated protein, TIGR04073 family, producing MRNLLTVFAASAGLALFATGCASGPGGFAFEQKFGRGMRNFTEFARGGEIRRSMEQTALLDTPDMAYTTGFIRGFNRSLVRTGVGVYEMVTAPFPSYDPVFTDYLTVDPVYPDSYTPHLLADPTFGPDTALGFSGGDVAPMFPGSRFRIFDN from the coding sequence ATGCGTAACTTACTTACCGTTTTCGCCGCTTCGGCGGGGCTGGCTCTTTTTGCGACCGGCTGCGCGAGCGGGCCGGGAGGCTTTGCGTTCGAACAGAAGTTCGGTCGCGGCATGCGCAACTTCACCGAGTTCGCGCGCGGTGGCGAGATTCGGCGTTCCATGGAGCAGACCGCGCTGCTCGACACCCCGGACATGGCTTACACCACCGGTTTTATTCGTGGCTTCAATCGGAGCCTGGTGCGGACTGGCGTCGGCGTCTATGAAATGGTGACCGCGCCGTTTCCATCCTACGATCCCGTGTTTACAGACTATCTGACCGTTGATCCGGTTTATCCCGACAGTTACACCCCGCATCTGCTGGCCGATCCGACTTTCGGACCAGATACCGCGCTAGGATTCAGCGGGGGTGACGTCGCGCCCATGTTTCCGGGCAGCCGATTCCGCATTTTCGACAACTGA